The Chloroflexota bacterium genome includes the window CACTACGCCAAGACGATGCGTCCGATCAACGTGGAGGGCACGCGGAATGTGCTCGAGTCGGCGGCGGAACTCGGCGTGCCGAAAATCATTCACACGAGCACGGTGGGCGTGTTCGGCAATACACATACGTGCGTTGTGGATGAGACCTATCGAACCGAGAAAACCGGATTGGCGACCAATTACGAACGCACGAAATGGGAAGCCCATTATGAGGTTGCAGTACCACTACAGAAACGCGGCGCGCCGGTCATCATCACCCAGCCCGGCGGCGTCGTGGGTCCCGGCGACACCAGTCCGATCACGCAGGCGTACGATTTCTTTCTCAATCGCTCGCCGGTCATGTTCGGCGGAAACTCGGGACTGACCTGGGCGCACGTGGACGACATCGCGGCGGGGCATATTCTCGCGTTCGAACGCGGACGACCGGGCGAAGCGTACATTCTGGCGGGACCGTGCCTGACCTACAAGCAGACTTTTGATTTGTGGTCGGAACTGACCGGCATTCCCACGCCTTCGATCTGGGTGCCGGGCTGGGTCGTGGGCGCGGTGTATCCCATCGTGAATGCCTGGGAACGCGCGGGACTATCAATTCCAATTTCCGCCGAGGCATTACCCTCGTTGACCGATTGCACTTACTTTGCGAGCGCGGACAAGGCGAAACGCGAACTGGGTTGGCAACCGCGTCCCATCGAAGAAGCGTTCCGCGAAGTGATGGCTTATGAAATCGAAAAAAGAAAAAAGAAAAAATGATCATCACTCGCGAACTGCACGTCAAATCGCGCGGCGATTTTGATGTGCTCGACATCACGGAGCAAGTAGCGCGCGCGGTCACGGAATCGAAAATGGTCGCCGGCATCGTCACGATTTTTTGTCCCGGTTCGACCGGCGGATTGACGACGATTGAATTTGAAGACGGCGTCGTCCACGATTTGCATCAAGTGTTGGACGAGATCACGCCGCCGAACCGCGCGTATCGCCACCACTTGCGCTGGCACGACGATAACGGACACTCACACATTCGCGCCGCGTTGATCGGACCTTCGCTCACCGTGCCGATAGTCGGCGGAGAACTAACGCTCGGCACATGGCAACAGATCGTGTTCTGCGATTTCGACACGAGTCCGCGCGCGAGGAAGTTAGTCGTGCAGGTGATGGGGGAATAGGGACAAAAAAACAATATGCCACCTCGCTTTGAGGTGGCGTATTTTATTTCTGCACGACGGATAGTGTTCCAGAAACTTAAGGTAAAAACACTTGACAAGAAATGGATTTTCGTTATAATGTTATTGAAAATAACACGATAACGGTATACCGTTACAAAAGGAGAAATGTGTCGGACGATATTCTTGAACAATTAATTGTTAAGCGTGAGCAATTGGAGCGGGACCAGAAAACACAATTAGTCAAAATGGTTTTGCCGTTTGCCGCAATTGATCCCGAGAAGGGGCGAGTGCACCCTAAAGCGCCCTTTGATGAACTCAACGCCAAACACAAAGTGTTGGTTTATCTCCTGGCGAGATTGGCACTTTCTGCTTTGCCTGACGCGAAAACGTCTGCGGCTGTCTCTCCCAAAGAAGTGGAGGATGAAACAGGTCTTCCCGGTGGCACAGTTAGGCCCAAGTTGACTCAGCTCGAAAAAGAGCGATTGGTTATCAGGAATGAAGGGGGTTACTATGTAACATCTGCAATATTGCACCGCGCATTCAAAGAACTTGAGTCATACCTTTCCAAAACCGAATAATACCAACAAAGGAGAGTATCTAAATGAAAAAGGAAATTGAAGCCACTTCGCTTGGATATCCATTCCCTGCCTCAAAAAGTATGGCAGAGATGATGGACTTCGTTCGTCAACCTGATTGGAAAATGAAGATTGACGAGTCTGTAGTCAAGAAACTGAGAATAGCAACGAACAACGAACCAAAGGTAGTCGCGGCTCTTCGCTTTCTTGGAGTAATTGATAAAGATGGTATGCCAACACCAAATTTCGATGCACTCAAAAAAGACTACAAAGCCACATTGAATCGCTTGGTGAAAGCCAACTACGGAGAGTTGTTCACATTAATTCCGCCAACGATGATGACAAAAGAGCGCGTCAGAAATCACTTTGGTACCAAAAAGCAAACAGACGAACGCCGGATGAGGTTCTTTATGTGGGTATGTGGCGAAGCAGGTATCGAATTACCAAACCTCGAACCTGAAAAAGCCACAAAGAAACATTAGATAAAAACAAGCTATGTAGGTAAAACAATAGACGACCTTGATGGCAAGGTCGTCTATTGTTTACAGCATGTCAAGATAATTCAACGTTAATTCTTTGCAAAGAATTGCGCGGCTCGTTCAAAAGACCTTGACCTCGCCCAACACTCTCCGGTATAACAGATGCGTCCGCTTCAAGGAGCGTAGAATGCCAACTCTGATTCGTGTTTCGATTTTTTTGTTGATGCTCGCGCTCGTCGCGTGCGCGTCACCCGCGCCGACACCGACCGCCGCGCCCACTCCCGTACCTACGCGCGCGCCAGTCGCAACTGCCGCGCCAACCGCCGCGCCGACCGTCGCGCCGGCAAACGCGCCTGCGCCGGTCACGACAACGCCAAGCGTCGCCGTGTTTGCAAAAGGACTGGACACACCCTGGGCGATAGATTTCGCGCCGGACGGTCGCGCGTTTCTCACCGAACGACTGGGCGCAATTCGCATCATTCAAGATGGCAAACTGCAAACCGAACCCTGGATGAAATTACCGGTCGCCGAAACCGGCGAAGCCGGCTTGCTGGGTCTGGCGCTGGATTCGCAATTTGCAAACAATCGTTTTGTCTACGTCGCGTACACGTACCGCAACGACGCGGGACGGTTGCTCAATCGGCTCGTGCGTTTGCGCGAGGAGAACGGCAAAGGCGTACTCGATAAAATTTTGCTCGATAACATCCCGGGCAACAGCACGCACGATGGCGGACGCGTCAGGTTCGGTCCCGATGGCAAACTATACTGGACGATGGGCGACGCGCAGAATCAGCCCGCCGCCCAAGACCCCGCCGCGCTCAACGGAAAAATTTTACGACTCAACGCGGATGGCACGATTCCCGGCGACAATCCGTTTCCCAATTCGCCGGTCTATTCGTACGGGCATCGCAATCCGCAAGGACTCGCGTGGCAACCTGGGACGAATCGTTTGTACGCAACCGAGCACGGACCGAGCGGCGGCGCAGAATGCTGTCGCGACGAAATCAATTTCATCGAACCCGGCAAGAATTATGGCTGGTCAATTATCACGGGGGATCGAACACACGAGGGAATGCTTGCGCCGGTGATGCACAGCGGCAACTCGACGACGTGGGCGCCGAGCGGCGCGACATTTGTGACGCGCGGACCCTGGGCGGGATCGTTCGTCTTCGTCGGTTTGCGCGGGCAAGCATTGTATCGCGTCACGTTCGACAAGGACAATCCGCGCAAGGTCGCGGATTTCAAAACGAGTTTCAATCAGCAGTACGGACGTTTGCGCGATGTGGTCGAAGGACCGGACGGGGCGCTGTATGTTCTTTCGTCGAACGCCGATGGACGCGGCTCGGTCGGCGCGGACGGCGACGTGGTGTTGCGCGTCACGTTCAGGTAGGGGCGAGGCATTCGCAGAATGTTGATGCTTTGATCATCGCATCTCGAATGCGCTGTGTCTTGTTAAAGAATCACCGTCCCGCGAATGCCTCGCCCCTACGTGCCATCGCCGTTGTGCGGATGCTGGGATGCCGCGCGCACGAATTCGTTGAATAACGGGTGCGGACGATCGGGACGCGATTTGAGTTCGGGATGGAATTGCGAACCGACCATGAATGGATGATCGCGCAGTTCCGCGATTTCGACGAGTGTGCCTTCGGGCGACAAGCCGCTCAAGTCCATGCCGGCGCGGTGCAGCATGTCGCGGAACGCGTTGTTGAATTCAAAGCGATGGCGATGTCGTTCGTACACCAGGTCTTGCCCGTACGCGCGCGCAGCAATCGTCCCCGGCACGAGCATGCACGGATATTGTCCCAGGCGCATCGTGCCGCCCATATCGCTGATGCCGCGTTGATCCGCCATCAAATCAATCACCGGGTATTGCGTCGTCCGGTCGAACTCGGTCGAGTTCGGCTCGTCGCTCTCGAGCGCGTGGCGCGCCAGCTCAATCGTCATCACTTGCATTCCCAGGCA containing:
- a CDS encoding DUF5343 domain-containing protein, translating into MKKEIEATSLGYPFPASKSMAEMMDFVRQPDWKMKIDESVVKKLRIATNNEPKVVAALRFLGVIDKDGMPTPNFDALKKDYKATLNRLVKANYGELFTLIPPTMMTKERVRNHFGTKKQTDERRMRFFMWVCGEAGIELPNLEPEKATKKH
- a CDS encoding YjbQ family protein; translated protein: MIITRELHVKSRGDFDVLDITEQVARAVTESKMVAGIVTIFCPGSTGGLTTIEFEDGVVHDLHQVLDEITPPNRAYRHHLRWHDDNGHSHIRAALIGPSLTVPIVGGELTLGTWQQIVFCDFDTSPRARKLVVQVMGE
- a CDS encoding NAD-dependent epimerase/dehydratase family protein, whose amino-acid sequence is MRIFVTGGTGFIGRSLVSQLIQRGDQVVCLVRDPAKAGGLAQAGAQLARGDVTNRAMVCAAMRGADVVMHLAAIYEIGLHYAKTMRPINVEGTRNVLESAAELGVPKIIHTSTVGVFGNTHTCVVDETYRTEKTGLATNYERTKWEAHYEVAVPLQKRGAPVIITQPGGVVGPGDTSPITQAYDFFLNRSPVMFGGNSGLTWAHVDDIAAGHILAFERGRPGEAYILAGPCLTYKQTFDLWSELTGIPTPSIWVPGWVVGAVYPIVNAWERAGLSIPISAEALPSLTDCTYFASADKAKRELGWQPRPIEEAFREVMAYEIEKRKKKK
- a CDS encoding PQQ-dependent sugar dehydrogenase; translated protein: MPTLIRVSIFLLMLALVACASPAPTPTAAPTPVPTRAPVATAAPTAAPTVAPANAPAPVTTTPSVAVFAKGLDTPWAIDFAPDGRAFLTERLGAIRIIQDGKLQTEPWMKLPVAETGEAGLLGLALDSQFANNRFVYVAYTYRNDAGRLLNRLVRLREENGKGVLDKILLDNIPGNSTHDGGRVRFGPDGKLYWTMGDAQNQPAAQDPAALNGKILRLNADGTIPGDNPFPNSPVYSYGHRNPQGLAWQPGTNRLYATEHGPSGGAECCRDEINFIEPGKNYGWSIITGDRTHEGMLAPVMHSGNSTTWAPSGATFVTRGPWAGSFVFVGLRGQALYRVTFDKDNPRKVADFKTSFNQQYGRLRDVVEGPDGALYVLSSNADGRGSVGADGDVVLRVTFR